The following proteins are co-located in the Calliphora vicina chromosome 2, idCalVici1.1, whole genome shotgun sequence genome:
- the Oscillin gene encoding glucosamine-6-phosphate isomerase isoform X1 — MRLVILDTSESVGLWAAKYVTKRINDFKPGPDRYFVLGLPTGSTPLSMYRNLIQFHKEGKVSFEYVKTFNMDEYVGLPRDHPESYHYFMWQNFFKHININPANVHILDGNASDLVAECNKFEDMIKEAGGVELFIGGIGPDGHIAFNEPGSSLVSRTRVKTLAQDTLEANARFFDNDISKVPNKALTVGVGTVMDSKEVMILITGAHKAFALYKAIEEGINHMWTVSAFQQHPNTLMICDEDATLELRVKTVKYFKGIQRDLYAAEYGETE, encoded by the exons ATGAGATTAGTTATTTTGGATACATCCGAGTCAGTTGGATTATGGGCTGCCAAATATGTTACCAAGAGAATAAATGACTTCAAACCAGGTCCAGACAG ATATTTTGTTCTGGGCTTACCAACTGGTAGCACACCATTGAGTATGTATAGAAATCTAATACAATTCCACAAAGAAGGCAAAGTATCTTTTGAATATGTGAAAACTTTTAACATGGATGAATATGTGG GTTTACCTCGCGATCATCCCGAAAGTTATCACTACTTTATGTGGCAAAACTTTTTCAAACACATCAATATCAATCCGGCCAATGTCCATATACTCGATGGCAATGCTAGTGATTTAGTGGCCGAGTGCAATAAATTCGAAGACATGATTAAGGAAGCTGGCGGTGTAGAGCTATTTATAGGCGGCATTGGTCCAGATGGTCATATTGCTTTTAATGAACCCGGTTCCTCGTTAGTCTCACGTACACGTGTCAAGACGCTGGCTCAAGATACATTAGAAGCAAACGCTAGATTTTTCGATAATGATATTAGTAAAGTGCCCAATAAAGCTTTGACCGTGGGCGTGGGTACTGTTATGGATTCGAAAGAAGTTATGATCCTAATAACGGGAGCTCACAAGGCGTTTGCTTTGTACAAAGCCATAGAGGAGGGAATCAATCATATGTGGACTGTAAGTGCTTTCCAACAGCATCCCAATACGCTGATGATTTGCGACGAAGATGCCACCCTAGAATTACGTGTTAAGACTGTTAAATATTTCAAG gGCATTCAAAGAGACCTCTATGCAGCTGAATATGGAGAAactgaataa
- the Oscillin gene encoding glucosamine-6-phosphate isomerase isoform X2 codes for MRLVILDTSESVGLWAAKYVTKRINDFKPGPDRYFVLGLPTGSTPLSMYRNLIQFHKEGKVSFEYVKTFNMDEYVGLPRDHPESYHYFMWQNFFKHININPANVHILDGNASDLVAECNKFEDMIKEAGGVELFIGGIGPDGHIAFNEPGSSLVSRTRVKTLAQDTLEANARFFDNDISKVPNKALTVGVGTVMDSKEVMILITGAHKAFALYKAIEEGINHMWTVSAFQQHPNTLMICDEDATLELRVKTVKYFKCLMDVHMKLIDGM; via the exons ATGAGATTAGTTATTTTGGATACATCCGAGTCAGTTGGATTATGGGCTGCCAAATATGTTACCAAGAGAATAAATGACTTCAAACCAGGTCCAGACAG ATATTTTGTTCTGGGCTTACCAACTGGTAGCACACCATTGAGTATGTATAGAAATCTAATACAATTCCACAAAGAAGGCAAAGTATCTTTTGAATATGTGAAAACTTTTAACATGGATGAATATGTGG GTTTACCTCGCGATCATCCCGAAAGTTATCACTACTTTATGTGGCAAAACTTTTTCAAACACATCAATATCAATCCGGCCAATGTCCATATACTCGATGGCAATGCTAGTGATTTAGTGGCCGAGTGCAATAAATTCGAAGACATGATTAAGGAAGCTGGCGGTGTAGAGCTATTTATAGGCGGCATTGGTCCAGATGGTCATATTGCTTTTAATGAACCCGGTTCCTCGTTAGTCTCACGTACACGTGTCAAGACGCTGGCTCAAGATACATTAGAAGCAAACGCTAGATTTTTCGATAATGATATTAGTAAAGTGCCCAATAAAGCTTTGACCGTGGGCGTGGGTACTGTTATGGATTCGAAAGAAGTTATGATCCTAATAACGGGAGCTCACAAGGCGTTTGCTTTGTACAAAGCCATAGAGGAGGGAATCAATCATATGTGGACTGTAAGTGCTTTCCAACAGCATCCCAATACGCTGATGATTTGCGACGAAGATGCCACCCTAGAATTACGTGTTAAGACTGTTAAATATTTCAAG TGCCTAATGGATGTTCATATGAAACTTATTGACGGAATGTAA
- the LOC135950513 gene encoding uncharacterized protein LOC135950513, whose product MEQAYILRKEFANNRDPHGYYNFDRLEANYKSPSKRSFLTECIRQIYIMNGITMPLISMPVEYNKAVIWHRMNNLMRPARITVEQAAMQKVKRRLFRETKPRPRKCPNPQYKQTKLTECLQFRTSRYEWGVRKIRRNYLDQARKDVEAELRQQLKRKHSDQDDDDDESDIDESSVQFNNNDDVFQVSQQDINEISSPEHPQTIRSIVEQLQQERTTEAYRLSRRAKKMEEMLIDQQHYKRSKANDKVLESSIRSILYIKTLMSLMVGEQENHNRCA is encoded by the coding sequence ATGGAACAAGCTTATATTTTACGTAAAGAATTTGCGAACAACAGAGATCCTCATGGTTATTACAATTTCGACCGGCTAGAGGCAAATTATAAAAGTCCCTCGAAAAGATCATTCCTTACCGAATGCATACGCCAAATTTATATTATGAATGGCATAACCATGCCACTCATTTCGATGCCCGTTGAATACAATAAAGCTGTCATCTGGCACAGAATGAATAATTTAATGAGGCCAGCTAGAATTACAGTTGAGCAGGCAGCCATGCAGAAAGTTAAACGCCGTTTATTTCGAGAAACCAAGCCGAGACCACGTAAATGTCCCAACCCTCAATATAAACAAACTAAATTGACAGAGTGTTTGCAATTTAGAACATCGCGCTATGAATGGGGTGTAAGAAAAATACGTCGTAATTATTTGGATCAAGCTCGCAAAGACGTTGAAGCTGAGTTACGCCAACAACTTAAACGTAAGCACTCGGAtcaagatgatgatgatgatgagagcGACATCGACGAGAGCTCAGTACAATTCAATAACAACGATGATGTATTCCAAGTGTCTCAACAGGACATCAACGAAATCAGCAGTCCTGAACATCCACAGACAATACGATCTATTGTGGAACAACTTCAACAGGAACGCACTACCGAAGCCTATCGTCTCAGTAGAAGAGCCAAAAAAATGGAAGAAATGCTTATCGATCAACAACATTATAAACGTTCAAAGGCCAATGATAAAGTATTAGAATCATCCATACGTTCCATATTATATATAAAGACACTAATGAGTCTGATGGTTGGCGAGCAAGAGAATCACAATCGTTGtgcttaa
- the LOC135952543 gene encoding uncharacterized protein LOC135952543, translated as MGNYIDKGTHTFDDDENTNVRTDSLEVSDLADRLSLSPSTSAISTTSIEVAQEAGESLNFHIFSYKQYMPCKKRQVYKWASAKLALTEELIRTNQLRTANLQQPCSYLEPDTDYLTDDEMEEELSIDTQLSTLQQYRTELVELIGHLSLSNKSKSQKLKKGKRLKRRKLLSHKCNYNNKNTNHNEDDSDMSDSPKLETNTNRDKLVKRSPLKDKNY; from the coding sequence ATGGGCAATTATATAGACAAAGGCACACACACATTTGATGATGATGAGAATACTAATGTACGCACAGACTCCTTAGAAGTCTCAGATTTGGCAGATCGTCTTTCGTTGTCTCCTAGCACCAGCGCGATCAGCACGACCAGCATTGAAGTGGCTCAGGAAGCTGgtgaaagtttaaattttcatatattctcTTACAAACAATATATGCCTTGCAAAAAGCGTCAAGTCTACAAATGGGCATCGGCCAAATTGGCCCTTACTGAGGAGTTGATTAGAACAAATCAGTTACGCACAGCTAATTTGCAGCAACCATGTTCATACTTGGAACCAGATACCGATTATCTAACCGACGACGAAATGGAAGAGGAGTTATCAATAGATACCCAGTTGTCTACATTGCAACAATACCGCACAGAACTGGTGGAACTTATTGGTCATTTGTCTTTAAGCAAtaaatcaaaatcgcaaaaacttaaaaaaggtAAACGTTTGAAGCGTCGAAAACTACTGTCGCATAAATgtaattacaataataaaaatacgaatCATAACGAAGATGATTCGGATATGTCGGATTCTCCAAAActagaaacaaacacaaaccgCGATAAACTTGTAAAAAGATCGCCTTTAAAAGATAAGAActactga